A genomic segment from Neobacillus sp. YX16 encodes:
- a CDS encoding extracellular solute-binding protein: MKKMKKGFLFLLNLILTICLVACSNGTNQSNRSEDKEQNIPNNTSESVNHTKREDLSLKVSKDEKKTITISVMGKFPDFELAAKEYEKKHPNITIELKSFASGGGGMTLLELEKYVSQTTTEVLSGKGADLFVLNDQSLPIDRYIDKNAFVDLNQYIERDTSFDKSLYYMNILEHSKINGGLYVLPTHFSLGALFGNKEAISKTGIQIDDSQNWTWSRFTEISKQLKTKGTLGTVMNVSPLGILNPLIFSDENYDRLVDMEKKEAKFDSPLFIDLLKQVKRMYDDGVLSTQPTNPTETYFASSAIFSPSDYAVRSAVYNNQNTTIYEFPHSSEKESGVSFSGYDRYAMNVNSTVKMEAWDYLKFLLSYEMQSQSVRDMFPVNIAANEKVFAELLLDGKGGSTKVYGGKGGKITVTEESLQPLNQMISEANTEVRWNEKVQKILSEETPSYFSGQKSAESVAGIIQNRVMTYLNE, translated from the coding sequence ATGAAAAAAATGAAAAAAGGATTCTTATTTCTTTTAAACTTGATATTAACAATTTGTTTAGTTGCTTGTAGTAATGGGACAAACCAAAGTAACAGAAGCGAAGATAAAGAACAAAATATCCCAAATAATACAAGTGAAAGTGTCAATCATACGAAAAGGGAGGATTTATCTTTAAAGGTGAGTAAGGATGAGAAAAAAACGATTACCATCTCAGTCATGGGTAAATTCCCAGACTTTGAATTGGCTGCTAAGGAATACGAAAAAAAACATCCAAATATCACGATTGAACTAAAAAGCTTTGCGTCGGGCGGTGGCGGGATGACTCTTCTTGAACTTGAGAAATATGTGTCACAGACGACAACTGAGGTGTTGTCCGGAAAAGGTGCGGATTTATTCGTGTTGAACGACCAAAGTTTGCCGATTGATCGATACATTGATAAAAATGCCTTTGTTGATCTCAATCAATACATTGAAAGAGATACGTCTTTTGATAAAAGTCTATATTACATGAACATTCTTGAACATTCTAAAATAAATGGTGGACTTTACGTTTTACCCACGCATTTTTCATTAGGTGCTTTATTTGGAAACAAGGAGGCAATTTCGAAAACAGGCATCCAAATAGATGACAGCCAAAATTGGACATGGAGTCGATTTACAGAAATAAGTAAACAGCTAAAAACAAAAGGGACACTTGGGACTGTGATGAACGTTTCACCTTTAGGTATTTTAAATCCCTTGATTTTCTCAGATGAAAACTACGACCGACTTGTTGATATGGAGAAAAAAGAAGCTAAATTTGATTCTCCGTTATTTATTGATTTACTCAAGCAAGTAAAAAGAATGTATGATGATGGCGTTTTATCGACTCAACCGACCAATCCAACGGAAACGTATTTTGCAAGCTCAGCAATCTTTTCTCCAAGCGATTATGCAGTGCGTTCAGCTGTTTATAACAATCAGAATACGACCATTTACGAATTTCCACATTCTTCTGAAAAAGAATCAGGTGTTTCCTTCAGTGGATACGATCGGTATGCGATGAATGTAAATTCCACTGTCAAAATGGAAGCATGGGATTACCTGAAATTTTTACTTTCTTATGAAATGCAAAGTCAATCAGTAAGGGATATGTTCCCTGTGAATATCGCGGCAAATGAAAAGGTATTTGCCGAGTTATTATTAGATGGAAAAGGAGGGAGTACAAAAGTTTATGGTGGCAAAGGTGGAAAGATAACGGTAACAGAAGAGTCGCTTCAACCACTTAATCAGATGATTTCTGAAGCGAACACAGAAGTAAGATGGAATGAGAAGGTTCAGAAAATTCTCTCAGAGGAAACGCCAAGCTATTTTAGTGGTCAAAAATCTGCGGAAAGTGTGGCGGGTATTATCCAGAACAGAGTGATGACATACTTAAACGAGTAG
- a CDS encoding N-acetylmuramoyl-L-alanine amidase, whose amino-acid sequence MKKKKLYFLLLLIVLIFLALSLIKVNDIKILKTVDKIAFAAQINKQEQGLIKENNFIEEKILKGKTIVIDPGHGGKDVGAIGQSGTLEKDVTLPLAKNLQRELEKKTSATVILTRDKDVTPSLKDRVELAKSKNADLFISIHFDAFTSNGVNGITTYYNNEADRSLAALIHRHLFKPDMGTRDRGVSFGDYFVLRENTKPSILLELGYISNAEDEKRINSQTYQTQASTAIVEGVIEYLSN is encoded by the coding sequence ATGAAAAAAAAGAAATTGTATTTTTTATTACTACTAATTGTATTAATTTTTTTAGCTTTGTCCTTAATAAAAGTTAACGATATAAAAATTTTAAAAACAGTAGATAAGATAGCATTTGCCGCACAAATTAACAAACAGGAACAGGGATTAATAAAAGAAAATAACTTTATAGAAGAAAAAATCTTAAAAGGAAAAACGATAGTTATTGACCCAGGACATGGAGGTAAAGATGTTGGCGCGATTGGACAAAGCGGGACATTAGAAAAAGATGTAACACTTCCATTGGCAAAGAATCTTCAACGTGAATTAGAAAAAAAGACCAGTGCTACAGTCATTTTAACACGTGATAAGGATGTTACCCCGTCACTGAAGGATCGGGTAGAACTTGCAAAATCCAAGAATGCAGACCTATTTATCAGTATTCATTTTGATGCATTTACTTCAAATGGAGTGAATGGAATAACAACCTATTACAATAATGAGGCAGATAGAAGTTTAGCTGCCTTAATCCATAGACATTTATTTAAACCGGATATGGGAACTAGAGATAGAGGTGTTAGTTTTGGTGATTACTTTGTATTAAGAGAAAATACTAAACCATCCATCTTACTAGAACTTGGATACATCTCAAATGCAGAAGATGAAAAACGAATAAATTCACAAACATATCAAACACAAGCATCAACGGCAATAGTAGAAGGAGTTATTGAATACCTTTCAAACTAA
- a CDS encoding HAMP domain-containing sensor histidine kinase, translated as MRSRIVLKLFFLTSFLCLLITGTIYTSQTIFFKQYYANRKVQDLKTHIRLFEKQLIKNSENNQVVQQLEQDFYQKHNTWLTTLDQNGNIKTAKDFYVTIESENVKNPVQNKKITVPLYHLIDVENVKKSEPLLSSGDLVDLYTIEKNHIEVPFYLYSVQNNSYWVNILTWTKIAENFPIKNVSKNPNEVLSKLDYLIKYNIDLKISRIKGKVIDVQFPERNDVSSIIYANSLFMDRINEFQTSLLLNKNNKYDTFQILDYEQNDIKYKLFIDPVTNKNGEINYIFSMASLQPVDEAVQMVKDYFVYIIAFVLILTLLASFYYSLKIARPLLKINNITRKIANLDFSERIEYYSKDEIGDLSQNINFLSNTLHSHIKQLRLDIEKEKQLENTRKEFISGVSHELKTPLSIMKSCISILKDGVATHKKDYYFEAMEKEVDKMDLLIVDMLELAKYESGTYKMKMEPFFIDKIIDYICNQLSLEVEKKQLTVHKDIDPIEVIGNQHRIEQVMTNFLTNAIRYTPENEHIYISTIEEDEHVKVCVENKGAYIPNEQLEKVWDRFYRGDTSRHRSEGSTGLGLAITKNILELHGMQYGVMNTSGGVLFYFYLKKI; from the coding sequence ATGAGAAGTAGAATAGTTTTAAAATTATTTTTCTTAACATCTTTTTTATGCTTGTTAATTACTGGTACTATATATACTAGTCAGACCATATTTTTTAAGCAATATTATGCAAATCGTAAAGTCCAGGATTTAAAGACGCATATCCGATTATTTGAAAAACAGTTAATAAAAAATTCCGAAAATAATCAAGTTGTTCAACAGTTAGAACAAGATTTTTATCAAAAACATAATACATGGTTAACAACATTAGATCAAAATGGAAATATCAAAACAGCAAAAGATTTTTATGTAACAATTGAATCAGAAAACGTAAAAAATCCTGTACAAAATAAAAAAATAACAGTTCCACTTTATCATCTAATAGACGTGGAAAATGTAAAAAAAAGTGAGCCTTTACTTTCTAGCGGTGACTTAGTAGATCTTTACACTATTGAGAAGAATCATATAGAAGTACCGTTTTATTTATATTCTGTTCAGAATAATTCATATTGGGTAAACATATTAACTTGGACAAAAATAGCTGAAAACTTTCCAATTAAAAATGTAAGTAAAAATCCTAATGAAGTTTTATCCAAATTGGACTACTTAATAAAATATAATATTGATTTAAAAATCAGTAGAATAAAGGGAAAAGTAATAGATGTACAATTCCCAGAACGGAATGATGTGTCAAGTATCATCTATGCAAATAGCTTGTTTATGGATCGAATTAATGAATTTCAGACAAGCCTATTGTTGAATAAAAATAATAAGTATGATACCTTTCAAATCCTTGATTACGAACAAAATGATATCAAATATAAACTTTTCATTGACCCTGTTACAAACAAAAACGGAGAAATAAATTATATTTTTTCAATGGCATCTTTGCAGCCTGTTGATGAAGCAGTACAAATGGTAAAAGATTATTTTGTCTATATTATTGCTTTTGTCTTAATTCTCACCTTGTTAGCGTCTTTTTACTATTCACTTAAGATTGCCAGACCATTATTAAAAATTAACAACATTACTAGAAAAATTGCGAACTTAGATTTTTCAGAACGAATCGAATATTATTCCAAAGATGAAATCGGTGACTTATCTCAGAATATAAATTTTCTTTCCAATACATTACATTCGCATATCAAACAACTAAGACTAGACATAGAAAAGGAAAAGCAGTTAGAAAATACAAGAAAAGAATTTATCTCAGGTGTTTCACATGAATTAAAGACACCATTAAGTATTATGAAAAGCTGTATCTCGATACTTAAAGATGGAGTTGCTACCCATAAGAAGGACTATTATTTTGAAGCGATGGAAAAAGAGGTTGACAAGATGGATCTATTAATTGTCGATATGCTTGAGCTTGCAAAATATGAGTCAGGAACTTATAAAATGAAAATGGAACCATTTTTTATTGATAAAATAATTGATTATATATGTAACCAATTATCATTAGAGGTTGAAAAAAAACAGCTAACGGTTCATAAAGATATAGATCCTATAGAGGTTATTGGTAATCAACATCGTATTGAACAAGTAATGACTAACTTTTTAACAAATGCTATCCGTTATACGCCTGAAAATGAACATATATATATTTCTACTATTGAAGAGGATGAACACGTAAAAGTGTGCGTGGAAAATAAAGGTGCATATATCCCGAATGAACAATTAGAAAAGGTATGGGATCGATTCTATCGAGGAGATACGTCTCGTCATCGGTCAGAAGGTAGTACAGGATTGGGACTAGCCATTACCAAGAATATATTAGAATTACATGGTATGCAGTATGGTGTCATGAATACATCAGGTGGAGTGCTTTTCTACTTTTACTTAAAAAAGATATAA
- a CDS encoding helix-turn-helix transcriptional regulator produces MNEGKIIKFYREKYQMTQEQLGKGICSGTHISKIERLHTEYAPEIITLLSERLGINIEKELIKLNNIKKRLNHWHDVIVMQLLEEMDLINHELEQEDLIQISDYINLYKLLRVRYLLMHNLTEEALEIIKEIQKKEHKLSTYEANLFKHVLGIYYLAKHENPKAIQVLKSINDTDYNNKEYTYHLAVAYHLNESPVMAYFFADKSRRFFKEINNYLRVIDAEMLMAIQVKDDGDFKETIHRFESLIKSCELCHSPGRKAKVLHNLAFEYYRRKDYEPAKKFYKESMILKDIESNPYLLSLEGYIRSAYYGSLHPNEELLQLANEGLKTALKKNEQLYINLFTLLSYLIQDKEQEYHQYLSDYSLPLFKKFGFVYLIKRSEKELFNYCFKQKKTRRALKMAHILINQ; encoded by the coding sequence ATGAATGAGGGGAAAATCATTAAGTTTTATCGGGAAAAATACCAAATGACTCAGGAGCAATTAGGAAAAGGGATTTGTTCTGGAACACATATTAGTAAAATTGAGCGTTTACATACTGAATATGCACCTGAAATTATCACTCTTTTATCCGAGCGACTAGGTATAAATATCGAAAAAGAATTAATAAAACTTAATAATATAAAAAAGCGTTTAAATCATTGGCATGATGTTATTGTCATGCAATTACTTGAAGAAATGGATCTTATTAATCATGAACTTGAGCAAGAAGATTTAATTCAGATCTCTGATTATATCAATCTTTACAAATTGCTTCGGGTTAGGTATTTACTCATGCATAATTTGACCGAGGAAGCCTTAGAAATCATCAAAGAAATCCAAAAGAAAGAACATAAATTATCAACCTACGAAGCTAATCTATTCAAACACGTTTTAGGAATTTACTATTTAGCAAAACATGAAAATCCCAAAGCAATTCAAGTATTAAAGTCAATAAATGATACAGATTACAATAACAAGGAATATACCTATCATTTAGCAGTCGCCTATCATTTAAATGAATCACCAGTTATGGCTTATTTTTTTGCTGATAAATCACGTCGATTTTTTAAAGAAATTAATAACTATCTGAGAGTGATTGATGCAGAAATGCTTATGGCGATTCAAGTAAAAGATGATGGAGATTTTAAAGAAACGATTCATAGGTTTGAAAGCTTAATCAAAAGTTGTGAACTTTGTCATTCACCGGGTCGAAAGGCAAAGGTATTACACAACTTAGCTTTTGAATACTATAGAAGAAAAGATTATGAACCAGCCAAAAAATTCTATAAAGAGTCCATGATTCTTAAAGATATTGAATCAAACCCATACTTACTTTCTTTAGAAGGCTATATAAGAAGTGCATATTATGGGAGTTTACATCCAAATGAGGAATTATTACAACTTGCAAATGAAGGACTAAAAACAGCTCTAAAGAAAAATGAACAATTATATATAAACTTATTTACTTTACTCAGTTATTTAATTCAAGATAAAGAACAAGAATACCATCAATACTTGTCCGATTATTCATTACCTTTGTTTAAAAAATTTGGTTTTGTTTATTTAATTAAACGTTCTGAAAAAGAATTATTTAATTATTGTTTTAAACAGAAAAAAACTCGTAGGGCATTAAAGATGGCACATATCTTGATTAATCAATAA
- a CDS encoding response regulator transcription factor — protein MQSKILIVEDETILREIAKDYLIKEKYEVYEATDGEHALALFEEYLFDLIILDIMLPKVDGWSVCRKIRKTSTVPIIMLTARVDEDDTLHGFELGADDYVTKPYSPPILLARVKRLLDSRNRKNELSKDTLSNDGISVDFSSRTVKVDGNNINLTHTEFEILTYLMQNKGIVITREQLISKIWGYEYNGDDRTINTHIRNLRTKLGNKSKWISTIIRTGYKFEESL, from the coding sequence ATGCAGTCCAAAATCTTAATCGTGGAAGATGAAACGATTTTACGTGAAATTGCGAAAGATTATTTAATAAAAGAAAAGTATGAAGTATATGAAGCAACTGATGGTGAACATGCATTAGCTTTATTTGAAGAATATTTATTTGACCTAATCATTCTTGATATTATGCTGCCAAAAGTTGATGGATGGTCTGTTTGTAGAAAAATACGGAAAACATCAACAGTTCCTATCATCATGCTAACGGCAAGAGTCGATGAGGATGATACACTTCATGGGTTTGAATTAGGAGCTGATGATTATGTCACAAAGCCGTATAGTCCACCCATTTTATTGGCTAGAGTTAAACGATTACTTGATAGTCGAAATAGAAAGAATGAGCTATCTAAAGATACATTATCTAATGATGGAATTTCGGTCGATTTTTCTTCACGGACAGTCAAAGTAGATGGAAACAATATAAATTTAACCCATACTGAATTTGAAATATTAACCTATTTAATGCAAAACAAAGGAATTGTGATTACTAGAGAACAACTTATATCAAAGATATGGGGATATGAATACAATGGCGATGATCGAACCATTAATACCCATATTCGTAATTTGCGTACGAAATTAGGCAATAAATCAAAATGGATTTCAACTATTATCCGTACTGGTTATAAATTTGAGGAAAGCTTATGA